Genomic segment of Myxococcus stipitatus:
GTGTCGCACACCCAGTCGACCCGAGACGCGGGCGACACGCGGGCCCCGGCGACGGCCACCACTCGCACCGGGCTGGGGGCGAGTGTTTCATTGATGGCAGTCGTCACGCCGTCCGAGTCCGTGACGCCGGAGATGCTGGCGTTGGACGTGAGGTTGGTGGCGGTGACGGTGGCGCCGCGCACTCGCACGCCCTCGGCGGAGAGGACCACCACGCGCAGGGCGTTCGGCACCGCGGCGCATTCTTCATCGGGCCTCGACGCTCGGGCCCGCGAGGGCGCCTCGTCACATCCCGTCAACATGCCAAGACCGATGAGCCAGCAGACTCCAAGCGCTCGAAGCATGGATTCAAGGTGGGACTGATGTGGGGCCGCCGCAATGCCCGGCTCACTCGGGTTCGTAGCGCGCGTGCTTGCTCGCGAACCGCGCCGCGGCGGTGTCCGGGTAGCGGTGTTGCACGTAGCGGTAGACCTCCTCCGCGCGCGCGGTCTCATGCATCCGCTCACCGAGCACCCGCGCCAGCAGCACCAGCGCGCGGGGCGCGGTCTCCTGGTCCGGCGCGACATCCGCGGCGCGCTCCAAGGCGGAGACCGCCAGTGGGAAGTTCTCTTCCACGGCCGCGGCCTGCCCGATGAACAGGTGAAGCGCCGCGGGAACACGTGCGGCGGGAAATTGCTCCAGCTCGGCATACGTCGCCAGGGCCAGCGGGATGTTGCGTGACTCCATCGCCGTGGTCAGGTTGCCGAGGGCCCCGTCGAAGGCGGCCTCCTGGTCGACGGCCCGCGTGACGACCTCCTGGGCGGCGGAATCCATCGCCATGTGTCCCACGAGCGGCGGCGCGTCCCGCACGGGCCGGGTTCCTCCCAGCAAGGGCTCCAGGTACTCCCTGGGCTCGCCGTAGCCCACTTGGTCGCCCCGGACGAAGAGCAGCAGGCCCAGGATGTGCGCCGCGAGCAGGGGCACGAGCAGCGTGAGGCACTCGGCGAGGAGGTGGGGGACGAAGGGGAAGGGCAGCAGGCGCAGCCCGGCCGCCAGGACATGCGCCGCGAAGTGCAGGGGCACGAGGCCCGCGAGCGCGGCGGTGCCCACCCAGTAGTCGGACCCCAGGCCCCGCACGACCGAGAGCGCCAGTCGCGGGTTCAGAAGCCGCCACGCGGGCTGGTGGCTGGCCGCGAGCAGGAGCCCGACGGGAAGCCACAGGGCCCCCATCCCCACCAGGAGCCAGAACACCCCGTCACGCAGCAGCTCCGGGGGAATCCGCCAGAGGATGAACCACGAGAAGACGTCCATGCCCGCGCCCACGCCGGAGTAGGCCACCAGGGCGAAGGCGAGCGCGGGGAGGCTCGCGACCAGGAACACCAGCACGCCCCTCAGCCCCGGGGCGAGGACGTCTCTGCCCAGCTCGGTGAACTCCGGGATGTCCAACGTCGTGTCGCCGCGCGCGGACTCCCGCACGAGGGCGAAGAAGGTGGCCCAGAAGGTCCCCGCGTAGAAGATGAGGACGGGCAGACGGATGAAGAAGGGGACCATCGTCGCGACCCAGCCCGTGGCCGCCAGGAACGCGCCCAGGGCCAGGACCAGCTGCACGGCGGGGAGCGAGAACGGGTAGCGCCACGCGCGCTTCAGCCGGTGCGCGAGCGGCACCACACCGCGATGGATGCGCAGCACCTCCGCGTCGCCGCCGCACAGGCCGCACCGGACCAGCTCCACCGTCTGGATGCGCTGGCCCACCGCGCACTCGGGACAGAGCGCGGCCTGGCAGACCAGGCAACGCCAACCCGCGAGGGCACCCCGGTGTGTCTGACAGATGATGGCGGTGGGGGAGGGCATGCTCCCCGAAGCCTACGTCGTGCCGGGGGCCTCGTCCCAGGGGGCGCCCAGCCAGGACTGATAGGCGGCCTTCTGGGCCTCCGTGGGCTTGTCCACGCGCGCCAGCCACACCGCCTCGGAAGGCTTGGTGCCCAGCACCACGGGGACCTCCAGCAGCTTGTCGCGGCGGAACACCGTCACGCGCACGGTGTCCCCGGGCTTGCGGTCCTCGCACCGGCTCACCAGCGCGTTGCCGTCCGCCTTCCACCCATCCAGCGCCACCACGTCGTCCTCGGCGTACAGCCCCGCCTCCTGCGCGGGCGAGCCGTCCAGCACCGAGGCCACCGTGGCGCTCCCCTTGAGGGTGATGCCCAGCCAGCCCCGAGGCTTCGCCTCACCCGTCCGGCTCTTGGGCGGCGTGCCCCCTCGGTCTCCCGGAGACTCGCGCGTCCGGAAGCTGGCCTCGAGCCCCACGTGGGAGAACACCGAGTAGTCCAGCTCCTCCGTGGTGCGCAGCGCCCGGTCGAAGAAGGCCTTCAGGTCCGTGCCGGCCACCTCGCTCGCCGCGGCCTCCACGCCCTCCTCGTCCACTCCCGAGCCATCGCCATGGCGTGACCACAGCAACCGGAGAACATCATCCAGGCCGCGAGCGTCCTGCGTGGCCCGGCGGATCTCCAGGTCGAGGAGCGCCGACACCACCTCGCCCTTCAAATAGTAGGAGATGGCGCTGTTGGGGGAGTTCTCGTCGGGCCGGTAGTGCTTCACCCAGCTCACCATCGACGCCTCGAGGAGCGTCTGCGTGCGCCGGCCCGGCGTGGACTGCAGCGTCGTGAGGGTCTCTCCCAGCCGCGTGAGGTAGCGCGGCGCGGACATCAGCCCCGAGCGCCGGACGATGAGGTTGTCGTAGTACGCGGTGGTGCCCTCGAAGGCCCACAGCAGGGAGGTGTAGTTCTCCTGCGTGTAGTCGAAGGGCACCAGCGCCCGGGGCTTCACCCGCTTGACGACCCACAGGTGGAAGTACTCGTGCGCGGCCAGCGTCAGCAGGTCCTCCCAGCCGCGATTCGTGGCGAGCGCCGCGCGAGGGAAGAGCAGGGCGGTGCTGGCCTGGTGCTCCAGCCCCCCGCGCCCCTTGTCCGTCAGGTACAGCAGGAACAGGTAGCGGCGCATGGGCAGCCCGCCGAACAGCCTCGCCTGGACCTCGCACAGGCGCTGGAAGTCAGCGCACAGCCGCTCCGGGTCCGCGACGCTGTCGCCCCAGACGACGATGTCGTGAGGCACGCCGGCCACGGTGAAGGTGAGCGGCGTGTGAGGCCCCACCTCGAAGGGACTGTCCACCAGCGTGTCGTAGTCCGGCGCGATGAAGGCGCCGTCGCGCGAGTCCAGCGCGCAGAACGTGTTCCACCCACCGGGTGCATCCACCGTGACGTGGTGCTCCAGGTTCCGCGTGGCGTCGGTGTAGAGGAACACGCTGGCGCCGTTGAGGTACGCGTGGGAGCCATCCACGTGGCTGGTGCGCACTGTCAGCTCGTTCGCGTAGACGCGGTAGCGCAGGGTGACGGCCTGCCCGCCCGCGTGCACGCGCCAGGTCTGCTTGTCCGTGCGCCGCACCGGCAGCGGTGTCCCGTCCGGGGCCGCCGCCGAGACGTCCTGGACGTGGCGGGCGAACTCGCGCACCAGGTAGCTGCCCGGTGTCCACACCGGCATCCGCGCATCGAGGGTGGCAGCACCCCCAGGGAACGAGACCTCCACCTCCACCAGGTGGGTGTGGGGCCGAGGCATCGAGACGCGGTAACGGACGGTGTGGGACATGGCCGGGCCTTTCTCCCCCGGAGGCTACTTCGCCCGGACGAGAACGGCTCCGAAGAAGCCGTCGGTTCCGTGGGTGTGGGGCGCCAGCCGCAGGAACGGGCCCGGCCCCACCTTCTCACCCAGCTCCGCCCCCAGCAGCTCCGCCACGGGGCGCACCGTGTACTCGGGGTGCCGGGAGAGGAAGTCCTCGATGACGGCCTCGTTCTCCTCGCGCAGCACGCTGCACGTGCCGTAGATGAGCCGGCCGCCGGGCTTCACCATCCGGGAGAAGCGCTCCAGCAGCAGCTTCTGCCTCGCCACGTGCTGCTCCAGCTCCTCGGGCGTGAGGCGGTAGCGCGCGTCCGGCTTGCGGCGGAAGGTGCCCGTGCCGCTGCACGGCGCGTCCACCAGCACGCGGTCCGCCTTGCCCACGAGCGGCTCCAGCGCGGTGTCCACCTCCGCGCCCTCCGCGGGGATGAGCTGCGCGCGCACGTTGTGCACCCCCGCCCGGCGCGCCCGCTTCTTCAGGTCGTCCAGGCGCCGCTCGTCGATGTCCATCGCGTGCAGGTCGCCCCGGTTCTTCATCTGCGCGGCCAACTGGAGCGTCTTGCCACCCGCGCCCGCGCACGCATCGACGACGCGCGTGGGGGGCGCATCCACCAGCATGCCCAGCAGCTGGCTGCCCTCGTCCTGGATTTCGACGAAGCCCTCGCGGAAGCTCGTCAGCGAGAACACGTTGAGGCGCGTCTCCAGGTGCAGGCCCATGGGGGACAGGGGCGTGGGCTTCACCTCCACCTGCTCCGCGGCCAGCCGCTTCGCCAGCGCGTCGCGGTCCTCCTTGAGGAGGTTGGCGCGGATGGTGAGCGGGGCGCGCTCGTTCATGGCCTCGGCGGCGCGGGCGGCGTCCTTGCCGTAGAGCGCGAGGAACTTCTCGGCGAGGAAGTCCGGCAGCGAGGCGGCGATGGGGAAGCGCTTCTTCTCCGGCAGGGACTCCAGCGCCGCGGCGGCCTGGGGCAGGGCATTCAGGGCCGAGGCATCCGCCGGCGCCATCGACGAGGTGCGCACCACGTCCGTCAGGGCCTCTCCATGCAGCACGCGCGAGGCGGCCAGCCGCAGCACGTCCTGGCGCGAGGCGTCCAGCGTGTCGAAGCGCGGATGGGCGCGGCTCAGCAGGAAGTCCACTGTGCGCTGGCGGCGGAGCAGGGCGTAGACGCGCTCGGCCACGGCGCGGCGCTCCGAGGAGTACAGGTTGGCCTTGCGGCGCAGGGTGAAGTCCAGCGCCCGGTCCGACAGGCGGCCTTCATGGCGCACCAGCGCATAGGCCTCCAGGGAGGCTTGCAGCACCAGGTCCTCGCGCAGCGGCCGCGTGGAGCGCTCCTTCTCGGCGGCCGTGAGCTTCTTCCTCTTCGAAGGGGCGGGGGACTTCTTCGCGGAGTGGCGCGCGGTGGGGCGGAATCTGGATTTCTGAGCCATGTCGGCAGGGGCCTTTGCATCCCCAGGGCTGGATGACAAGCGGGGAAAACAAACCCGGGTGGCCGGGGACTTTGGGTCCACCGGTCCACCCGGGCAAGGGGGACGTCCTCGCGGACGGGTGTCCAGGCCCTCAGGAGGGCCGGCGGGAGCGCCGTCGCAGGAGCCGGGACAACAGCAGCCCCCCCGCGGGGAGGAGGGTGGCGGTGCTGGTGGAGCAGCCTCCGCCGCCCGAGCCGCCGTCCTTGTCGGCGATGTTCGGAGGCGGGGTGGGGGTGCCCCCGTCCGTGCCCGGCGAGGTGCCCGCATCCGGGGTTCCGCCCGAGGTCTCGCTGACGCTGACGACGGCGGTCGCCGTGCGTGTCAGGGCCCCGAAGGTGGCGGTCGCCGTCACGGTGAACTGGCCGGGCCTGGTGTAGACGTGCTTCGCGGTGTGGCCCTCGGCGGTGCCACCGTCGCCGAAGTCCCACCGCACGGGGACGTCGGGCGAGGACGTCGTCGCGCGGAAGAGGGCGCTGTGCGGGGCCACGCCGCGCTCACCCTCCACGTTGATGTTCAGCGCGTCGGCCGGAGGCGGCTGCTCCACGGGGGGCAGGTCCTTGCGCAGCGTGAAGCTGTCGAGCACCTTGTTGTCGATGGTGACGAGCTTCGCGGTGAGCACGCCCTCGACGACCTCGACATCCAGGTAGCCGTAGGCCTTGTTGTCGCGCACGACGCTCCAGTCGGGCTGCGCGCCGGAGAAGGGCCGCAGCGCCGCGCCTCCGCCGCCCACGACGAGGTATGGGATTCCGCCCGACGACGCGATGCTGTCGCCCTGCATGTTCTTGCTGCGCTCGTAGTTGTGGTCATGCCCCGTGAGCACCAGGTCCACGCCGTACTTCTCGAAGAGGGGCGCGAACTGGCGGCGCATGGTGAGCTGCGAGCCGTGCTCGCCGCTGGACCAGGCCGGGTGGTGGAAGAAGACGACCTTCCACGGCTGCTTCGTCGTGGCCAGGTCCGTCTCCAGCCACGCCTTCTGCGCCTCCAGCGTGCAGCGGTTCGGCGCCGCCAGGCCCAGCGCGCAGTTGGAGTCGATGGACACGAAGTGCACGTGTCCCCAGTCGAAGGAGAAGTAGCGCTCCGAGCCCGCCGGGTTGTTGGTGGGCATGAAGAGGTTGTTCAGATACGGCTCGCCCTGGTTCGTCACGTACTCGTGGTTGCCGGGGGTGGCGAACATCGGCACCTCGGCGAGCAGCGCGGCCATGGGGGTGAAGAGGTTGTTCTCGAAGTCGGCCTCGGTGCCGTCGGGGTAGGCGTTGTCGCCCAGCGCCACGAACAGCTCCGGCTTGTTCGTGAGCATGCGTGAGACGACCTTGCGCTGGTCCGAGCCGCCCGTGCCGAAGTCACCCATGGCGGCGAAGTGCACGCTGCGGGTCCCCGGCTGGGGGGCGGTGGTGAAGCGCTTGGGGGGCGTTGTCGTCCCGCAGGCGCTCACTTCATAGGTGTACTCGGTGCCGGGCTTCAGGCCCGTCAGCGTCACGGCGTGGTTGCGGCCCGTGGTCTCCGAGCGGGCGACCTCGCTCAC
This window contains:
- a CDS encoding carboxypeptidase regulatory-like domain-containing protein — translated: MPNALRVVVLSAEGVRVRGATVTATNLTSNASISGVTDSDGVTTAINETLAPSPVRVVAVAGARVSPASRVDWVCDTCNCVPEPADLTLELDP
- a CDS encoding M61 family metallopeptidase, with product MSHTVRYRVSMPRPHTHLVEVEVSFPGGAATLDARMPVWTPGSYLVREFARHVQDVSAAAPDGTPLPVRRTDKQTWRVHAGGQAVTLRYRVYANELTVRTSHVDGSHAYLNGASVFLYTDATRNLEHHVTVDAPGGWNTFCALDSRDGAFIAPDYDTLVDSPFEVGPHTPLTFTVAGVPHDIVVWGDSVADPERLCADFQRLCEVQARLFGGLPMRRYLFLLYLTDKGRGGLEHQASTALLFPRAALATNRGWEDLLTLAAHEYFHLWVVKRVKPRALVPFDYTQENYTSLLWAFEGTTAYYDNLIVRRSGLMSAPRYLTRLGETLTTLQSTPGRRTQTLLEASMVSWVKHYRPDENSPNSAISYYLKGEVVSALLDLEIRRATQDARGLDDVLRLLWSRHGDGSGVDEEGVEAAASEVAGTDLKAFFDRALRTTEELDYSVFSHVGLEASFRTRESPGDRGGTPPKSRTGEAKPRGWLGITLKGSATVASVLDGSPAQEAGLYAEDDVVALDGWKADGNALVSRCEDRKPGDTVRVTVFRRDKLLEVPVVLGTKPSEAVWLARVDKPTEAQKAAYQSWLGAPWDEAPGTT
- a CDS encoding RsmB/NOP family class I SAM-dependent RNA methyltransferase, whose protein sequence is MAQKSRFRPTARHSAKKSPAPSKRKKLTAAEKERSTRPLREDLVLQASLEAYALVRHEGRLSDRALDFTLRRKANLYSSERRAVAERVYALLRRQRTVDFLLSRAHPRFDTLDASRQDVLRLAASRVLHGEALTDVVRTSSMAPADASALNALPQAAAALESLPEKKRFPIAASLPDFLAEKFLALYGKDAARAAEAMNERAPLTIRANLLKEDRDALAKRLAAEQVEVKPTPLSPMGLHLETRLNVFSLTSFREGFVEIQDEGSQLLGMLVDAPPTRVVDACAGAGGKTLQLAAQMKNRGDLHAMDIDERRLDDLKKRARRAGVHNVRAQLIPAEGAEVDTALEPLVGKADRVLVDAPCSGTGTFRRKPDARYRLTPEELEQHVARQKLLLERFSRMVKPGGRLIYGTCSVLREENEAVIEDFLSRHPEYTVRPVAELLGAELGEKVGPGPFLRLAPHTHGTDGFFGAVLVRAK
- a CDS encoding metallophosphoesterase; its protein translation is MQLKTRFTFMAVALTLVSGVASAGVLARDPYLQKVGPDTALVAFRLASSCSPEVRYGTGAVSEVARSETTGRNHAVTLTGLKPGTEYTYEVSACGTTTPPKRFTTAPQPGTRSVHFAAMGDFGTGGSDQRKVVSRMLTNKPELFVALGDNAYPDGTEADFENNLFTPMAALLAEVPMFATPGNHEYVTNQGEPYLNNLFMPTNNPAGSERYFSFDWGHVHFVSIDSNCALGLAAPNRCTLEAQKAWLETDLATTKQPWKVVFFHHPAWSSGEHGSQLTMRRQFAPLFEKYGVDLVLTGHDHNYERSKNMQGDSIASSGGIPYLVVGGGGAALRPFSGAQPDWSVVRDNKAYGYLDVEVVEGVLTAKLVTIDNKVLDSFTLRKDLPPVEQPPPADALNINVEGERGVAPHSALFRATTSSPDVPVRWDFGDGGTAEGHTAKHVYTRPGQFTVTATATFGALTRTATAVVSVSETSGGTPDAGTSPGTDGGTPTPPPNIADKDGGSGGGGCSTSTATLLPAGGLLLSRLLRRRSRRPS